One window of the Podospora pseudocomata strain CBS 415.72m chromosome 7, whole genome shotgun sequence genome contains the following:
- a CDS encoding hypothetical protein (COG:S; EggNog:ENOG503P6H9), which produces MVCGKCQKLSSTTLATPGVKKKSEMYYGSAASSSASSSKSATLGQNGISKSKLLSKAAKNPYAQYSSSCTQCKTKVNQGHTYCHKCAYKAAACAVCGKPEKKKSAAAPIVDGTKRSLK; this is translated from the exons ATGGTCTGCGGAAAATGCCAAAAACTCAGCTCAACCACACTAGCCACCCCGggcgtcaagaagaagagtgagATGTACTACGGCTCAGCcgcctcatcatcagcatcgtcGTCCAAATCAGCCACCCTCGGGCAGAACGGCATTTCCAAGAGCAAGCTGCTGTCAAAAGCGGCGAAGAACCCATATGCTCAGTATTCGAGTTCTTGCACGCAATGCAAGACCAAGGTAAACCAAGGGCACACCTATTGCCACAAGTGCGCATACAAGGCAGCTG CCTGCGCCGTGTGTGGTAAgccagaaaagaaaaagtcagcagcagcgccaatTGTGGATGGCACCAAGAGGTCTCTGAAGTga
- a CDS encoding hypothetical protein (EggNog:ENOG503NZHF; COG:I; MEROPS:MER0017177), whose product MVDKLVPNDPRVKHHTTTLPSGHTYHYLEALPSSGTPAATVVLIHGFPDLSFGWRHQIPFLTSLSLRVIVPDMLGYGLSSAPSPIPPYSYKSLSTDLASLIQLVSPSQPIILGGHDWGGAIVWRLALRHPALILGVFSICTPYNAPNSQGYIPKKVLIDQFLPNFAYQLQFEDPTLENKIQAAGRDGIRKFLNILYGSKDSKTGKGHFVANVGIDLSLFDEGVKVEKSELLSEEELEFYVDQYERNGVHAPMNYYRTWDVNYEEEKADLVKEGKSKVEVPGMILTATRDTALPPKMADNMEQFFPRGLIKREVEANHWATWENPEEVNKAIGEFVGELLKGRAKGFKASI is encoded by the coding sequence ATGGTCGACAAACTCGTCCCCAACGACCCCCGCGtcaaacaccacaccaccaccctcccctcaggACACACCTACCACTACCTCGAagccctcccctccagcgGCACCCCCGCCGCGACGGTAGTCCTCATCCATGGCTTCCCCGACCTCTCTTTCGGCTGGCGCCACCAaatccccttcctcacctccctctccctccgcgtCATCGTCCCCGACATGCTAGGCTAcggcctctcctccgccccctcccccatcccgcCCTATTCCTACAAGtccctctccaccgacctcgcctccctcattCAGCtcgtctccccctcccaacccatcatcctcggcggcCACGACTGGGGCGGCGCCATCGTCTGGCGCCTCGCCCTCCGGCACCCCGCCCTCATCCTGGGCGTCTTCAGCATCTGCACCCCCTACAACGCCCCCAACAGCCAGGGTTACATCCCCAAAAAGGTCCTCATCGACCAGTTCCTCCCTAACTTTGCCTACCAGCTCCAATTCGAAGATCCCACCCTCGAAAACAAAATCCAGGCCGCCGGGAGGGATGGCATCAGAAAGTTTCTAAACATCCTCTACGGCAGCAAAGACAGCAAAACCGGCAAGGGCCATTTCGTCGCCAACGTGGGGATTGACCTCTCCCTTTTTGACGAAGGAGTCAAAGTGGAAAAGTCAGAGTTGTtgtccgaggaggagctggagtttTACGTTGACCAGTATGAGCGTAACGGGGTCCACGCCCCGATGAATTACTACCGGACGTGGGACGTGAAttacgaggaggagaaggctgatttggtgaaggaggggaagagcaAGGTTGAGGTGCCGGGCATGATTCTTACCGCGACGAGGGACACTGCCTTGCCGCCGAAGATGGCGGATAATATGGAGCAGTTTTTCCCCAGGGGGTTGATCAAGAGAGAGGTGGAGGCTAATCATTGGGCTACGTGGGAGAATCCGGAAGAGGTTAACAAGGCTATTGGGGAGTTTGTGGGGGAGTTGCTCAAGGGGAGGGCGAAGGGGTTCAAGGCTTCGATTTGA